One Dysosmobacter welbionis DNA segment encodes these proteins:
- a CDS encoding cell division protein FtsQ/DivIB yields the protein MARRRHSNRRRRRGNFGFLYKLLSVLVICAAVVMALTLFFRVDTIEVTGTERYTEKDVIEASGIQLGDNLFLLNKYEAARSIAEQLPYIDIEDIRIRRELPDTLLIDVAECGTPLAVIQDGSAWLLSPKGKIVEQLPASQAGDYAVIDGCELLAPSVGTDIALSTEFANQQTSLLALLAALDAAGLTDRVDAIHLDDLSRLTMDYAGRFSVEMEYNADYDRMLQILEAGISKLESNQTGSIRLDLNPPILTLD from the coding sequence ATGGCCAGACGCAGACATTCCAACCGGCGGCGCAGGAGGGGAAACTTCGGCTTCCTCTATAAGCTGCTGTCCGTGCTGGTGATCTGCGCGGCCGTGGTGATGGCCCTGACGCTGTTCTTCCGGGTGGACACCATCGAGGTCACGGGGACTGAGCGGTACACCGAAAAGGACGTGATCGAGGCCAGCGGTATCCAGCTGGGCGACAACCTCTTTCTGCTGAACAAGTACGAGGCCGCCCGCAGCATCGCGGAGCAACTGCCCTACATCGACATTGAGGACATCCGCATCCGGCGGGAGCTGCCGGACACTCTGCTGATCGATGTGGCGGAGTGCGGTACACCCCTGGCGGTGATCCAGGACGGCAGCGCCTGGCTGCTGAGTCCCAAGGGCAAGATCGTGGAGCAGCTGCCGGCGTCTCAAGCTGGGGACTATGCGGTGATCGACGGCTGTGAGCTGCTGGCCCCCTCGGTGGGCACGGACATCGCCCTGTCCACAGAGTTCGCCAATCAGCAGACCAGTCTGCTGGCGCTGCTGGCGGCGCTGGACGCCGCGGGCCTGACGGACCGGGTGGATGCCATCCACCTGGACGATCTGTCCCGGCTGACCATGGACTACGCCGGCCGCTTTTCTGTGGAGATGGAGTACAACGCGGACTATGACCGGATGCTGCAGATCCTGGAGGCGGGAATCAGCAAGCTGGAGAGTAACCAGACAGGCAGCATCCGCCTGGACCTGAATCCGCCGATCCTCACGCTGGACTGA